A window from Methylococcus mesophilus encodes these proteins:
- the glgA gene encoding glycogen synthase GlgA has protein sequence MKILFVSSEVFPLMKTGGLADVSGSLPAALSALGHDVRILMPAYPEAIAAADTPKEQSLRQSGSQLTLLSTLLPGTAVPLWLLDAPASFGRSGNPYLAPNGAPWPDNAERFALLARVAVDLTQDRLGLGWKPDVVHCNDWQTGLIPPLLSDEPNRPAVVFTVHNLAYQGLFPHDTFQQLALPPRLWKMEALEFYGQLSFIKGGLVFADRINTVSPSYAEEIQTPEFGCGLDGLLRSRRSCLSGILNGIDDVAWNPATDPYLPATYGLDTLERKRVNRTALRQRFCLPDHPEVAVLGVVGRMVEQKGIDLLIDILDDLLQLPIQLVVLGSGNKEFERTLERAAVACPERIAVTIGYDEPLAHLIEAGADIFLMPSRFEPCGLNQLYSQRYGTVPIVRKVGGLADTVEDATPERIAAGQASGIVFEPAKPAFLLEAVYRALALYRKPEVWRTICTCGMGKDFSWRKSASQYVELYSEALADVNAGRPLADPRCAA, from the coding sequence ATGAAAATCCTGTTCGTCTCCAGCGAGGTCTTCCCCCTGATGAAGACCGGCGGCCTCGCGGACGTATCCGGCAGTCTGCCGGCGGCTTTGTCCGCACTGGGCCATGACGTGCGCATCCTGATGCCCGCCTATCCGGAGGCCATCGCCGCTGCGGACACGCCGAAGGAACAGAGTCTGCGCCAGTCGGGCAGCCAGCTGACCCTCCTGTCGACGCTGTTGCCGGGAACCGCTGTTCCTCTCTGGCTGCTGGACGCCCCGGCCTCGTTCGGCCGCTCCGGGAATCCTTATCTGGCGCCCAACGGCGCGCCGTGGCCCGATAACGCCGAACGCTTCGCCCTGCTCGCGCGCGTCGCCGTCGACCTGACCCAGGATCGGCTCGGCCTCGGCTGGAAACCCGACGTCGTCCATTGCAACGACTGGCAAACCGGCTTGATCCCGCCGCTCTTGAGCGACGAGCCGAACCGGCCAGCCGTCGTGTTCACCGTTCACAATCTCGCCTACCAGGGCCTGTTTCCTCACGATACGTTCCAGCAACTGGCGCTGCCTCCCCGGCTCTGGAAGATGGAGGCGTTGGAGTTCTACGGCCAGCTGTCCTTCATCAAGGGCGGCCTGGTATTCGCCGACCGCATCAACACGGTGAGCCCGAGTTACGCGGAAGAAATCCAGACGCCGGAGTTCGGCTGCGGCCTCGACGGACTGCTGAGAAGCCGTAGGTCATGCCTGAGCGGGATTCTCAACGGCATCGATGACGTGGCCTGGAATCCTGCTACCGATCCGTACCTGCCCGCCACCTACGGCCTGGATACGCTGGAGAGGAAACGGGTCAACCGCACGGCGCTCAGGCAACGGTTCTGCCTGCCGGACCATCCGGAGGTCGCCGTTCTGGGGGTGGTGGGGAGGATGGTCGAACAGAAGGGCATCGATCTCCTGATCGACATTCTGGACGACCTGCTCCAACTGCCGATCCAGCTCGTCGTCCTGGGCAGCGGCAACAAGGAATTCGAGCGCACCCTGGAACGGGCAGCTGTGGCCTGCCCGGAACGCATCGCCGTCACCATCGGCTACGACGAACCGCTGGCCCATCTCATCGAAGCCGGCGCCGACATCTTCCTGATGCCTTCCCGCTTCGAGCCCTGCGGGCTGAACCAGCTCTACAGCCAGCGCTACGGCACCGTACCGATCGTGCGCAAGGTCGGCGGACTGGCCGATACCGTCGAAGACGCCACGCCCGAACGCATTGCAGCCGGACAGGCCAGCGGAATCGTGTTCGAGCCGGCGAAGCCAGCCTTCCTGCTGGAAGCCGTCTACCGGGCCCTGGCGCTGTACCGGAAACCTGAGGTCTGGCGGACTATCTGCACATGCGGCATGGGCAAGGATTTTTCGTGGCGCAAGAGCGCATCCCAGTATGTCGAACTCTACAGCGAGGCGCTGGCCGACGTGAACGCCGGCCGTCCCCTCGCGGACCCCCGCTGTGCCGCTTGA
- the glgB gene encoding 1,4-alpha-glucan branching protein GlgB, which translates to MTDRSTLAELSQDFQRLIEARHHDPFAVLGRHRREGRDLVRAFLPRAEEVRVGPDGLVMERVAGTAIFEREVEAGATDPHYRLYWTDQTGQTHSFIDPYTFPPRLSDFDLYLFGEGRHWNIYRILGAHPHSVDGIDGILFATWAPNAERISVVGEFNGWDGRRHPMRVRGGSGVWELFIPELQPGLLYKFEIRNRPHGTIHLKTDPYGRQFERRPNTASIITCESEYAWNDDAWLAQRKDWPWLHQPLSVYEVHAGSWKRDLEGGYLNYRDLAHELVDYVKSAGFSHIELMPVTEHPLDASWGYQTTGYFAPTSRFGTPDDFRYFVDHCHQNGIGVILDWVPAHFPKDAHGLARFDGTALYEHEDPRLGEHRDWGTLIYNYGRNEIKNFLLGSALFWLEEFHLDGLRVDAVASMLYLDYSRQAGDWIPNKYGGNENLEAIAFLRDLNTVVHQQFPGVLVVAEESTAWPQVTRPTWTGGLGFSMKWNMGWMHDILVYMSKDPVHRHYHHDQLTFGLLYAFTENFVLPFSHDEVVHGKGSMLARMPGDDWRRFANLRALYTMMFTYPGKKLLFMGCEFAQTGEWKHTAALDWQLLESNLHKGMLHLVSDLNRLYQGTSALYAYDFESQGFEWIDSHDAAQSVISYLRRDDDSHVIVVMNFTPVPRHNYRIGVPEPIQYREIFNSDAECYGGANLGNWEIETQSVEWMGRAQSVVLTLPPLAGIVLAPAASLAGSDTGTPTDE; encoded by the coding sequence TTGACGGACAGATCGACCTTGGCAGAACTCTCGCAGGATTTCCAGCGGCTCATCGAAGCCCGCCATCACGATCCGTTTGCGGTGCTGGGCCGTCATCGGCGGGAAGGCAGGGACCTCGTCCGTGCTTTCCTGCCCCGCGCCGAAGAAGTGCGCGTGGGGCCCGACGGACTGGTAATGGAGCGCGTCGCCGGTACCGCCATTTTCGAACGCGAAGTCGAAGCGGGAGCCACCGACCCCCATTACAGGCTGTATTGGACCGACCAGACGGGCCAGACCCACAGTTTCATCGATCCGTACACTTTCCCTCCCCGGCTTTCCGACTTCGATCTCTATCTTTTCGGCGAAGGCCGGCACTGGAACATTTATCGTATCCTGGGTGCCCATCCGCACAGTGTCGACGGCATCGACGGCATTCTGTTCGCGACTTGGGCGCCCAATGCCGAGCGCATCAGCGTGGTCGGGGAGTTCAACGGCTGGGACGGCCGCCGGCATCCCATGCGAGTCCGCGGCGGCAGCGGCGTGTGGGAGCTGTTCATCCCCGAACTGCAGCCTGGCCTGCTATACAAGTTCGAGATACGCAACCGGCCGCACGGCACCATTCACCTCAAGACCGACCCCTACGGACGCCAATTCGAGCGCCGGCCGAACACAGCCTCGATCATCACCTGCGAGAGTGAATACGCCTGGAACGATGACGCCTGGCTAGCACAACGCAAGGACTGGCCGTGGCTGCACCAGCCGCTGTCGGTATACGAGGTGCACGCCGGCTCCTGGAAGCGCGATCTCGAGGGCGGTTATCTTAATTATCGCGATCTCGCACACGAGCTGGTGGACTACGTCAAATCGGCGGGTTTCAGCCACATCGAGCTGATGCCGGTCACGGAGCACCCGCTGGACGCCTCGTGGGGCTACCAGACCACCGGCTATTTTGCCCCTACCAGCCGGTTCGGTACCCCCGACGACTTTCGCTATTTCGTCGATCATTGCCACCAGAACGGCATCGGTGTGATTTTGGACTGGGTGCCCGCGCATTTTCCCAAGGATGCCCATGGCTTGGCACGCTTCGACGGTACCGCACTGTACGAACACGAAGACCCTCGTTTAGGCGAGCACCGCGACTGGGGTACGTTGATCTATAACTACGGCCGCAACGAAATCAAGAATTTCCTGCTGGGCAGCGCACTATTCTGGCTAGAGGAATTCCACCTCGACGGCCTGCGCGTCGATGCCGTCGCTTCGATGCTCTATCTCGACTATTCTCGCCAGGCCGGCGATTGGATACCCAACAAGTACGGCGGCAACGAAAATCTCGAGGCCATCGCCTTCCTTCGCGACCTCAACACCGTCGTACACCAGCAGTTTCCAGGCGTATTGGTCGTGGCGGAGGAGTCCACTGCCTGGCCCCAGGTCACCCGGCCCACCTGGACCGGAGGCCTGGGCTTCTCAATGAAGTGGAACATGGGCTGGATGCACGACATCCTGGTCTATATGAGCAAGGATCCGGTGCACCGGCACTACCATCACGACCAGCTCACGTTCGGCCTGTTGTACGCTTTCACCGAAAACTTCGTCCTGCCCTTCTCCCACGACGAAGTCGTCCACGGCAAGGGCTCCATGCTGGCAAGAATGCCGGGCGACGACTGGCGGCGCTTCGCCAACCTGCGCGCGCTGTACACCATGATGTTCACCTACCCCGGCAAGAAGCTGTTGTTCATGGGCTGCGAATTCGCCCAGACCGGTGAATGGAAGCATACGGCGGCGCTGGATTGGCAGCTTCTCGAATCCAATTTGCACAAGGGCATGCTGCACTTGGTAAGCGACCTGAACCGGCTGTACCAAGGCACCTCCGCGCTCTATGCCTACGACTTCGAAAGCCAGGGCTTCGAGTGGATCGATAGTCACGACGCCGCGCAATCGGTCATCAGCTACCTTCGCCGCGACGACGACAGTCACGTGATCGTCGTCATGAATTTCACTCCGGTGCCACGCCATAATTACCGCATCGGCGTACCGGAGCCGATTCAATACCGGGAAATTTTCAATTCCGACGCCGAATGCTACGGCGGTGCCAATCTTGGCAACTGGGAAATCGAAACCCAAAGCGTGGAATGGATGGGGCGGGCCCAGTCCGTCGTGCTGACTCTCCCGCCCCTGGCCGGCATCGTGCTGGCCCCCGCGGCATCGTTGGCCGGTTCCGATACCGGGACGCCGACCGACGAATGA
- the glgC gene encoding glucose-1-phosphate adenylyltransferase, translating into MPESMHASSRFVSRLTRQTMALILAGGRGSRLQKLTEWRAKPAVPFGGKFRIIDFPLSNCVNSGIRQVGVLTQYKADSLIRHIQQGWGFLRGELGEFVDIMPAQQRLQESWYAGTADAVYQNLDIIRQRDPEYIMILAGDHVYKMDYGLMLAYHVERKADLTIGCMEVPLADARAFGVMQMDGEQRIQKFVEKPSDPPAMPNRPDHAAASMGIYIFNTAFLFEQLIKDADTPGSNHDFGMDIIPQVIQKYRVFAYRFRNAQSGVQSYWRDVGTVDSYWAANMELIGVDPELNLYDQEWPIWTYQAQTPPAKFVFDDDDRRGMAVDSMVSGGCVISGAEVRHSLLFSNVRVNSFSRVHDSVILPDVNVGRHCRISRAVIDKGCSIPPNTVIGENLEDDRKRFYVSPEGIVLVTPDCLGQRLHFHR; encoded by the coding sequence ATGCCCGAGTCGATGCACGCATCATCCCGTTTCGTAAGTCGGCTGACCCGGCAAACCATGGCCCTCATCCTGGCGGGCGGGCGGGGGAGCAGACTGCAGAAACTGACGGAATGGCGTGCCAAGCCAGCCGTGCCGTTTGGCGGCAAATTCCGGATCATCGACTTCCCTCTGTCCAACTGCGTCAATTCCGGGATACGCCAGGTCGGTGTGCTGACCCAGTACAAGGCGGATTCGCTGATCCGCCACATTCAGCAAGGCTGGGGCTTTCTGCGCGGAGAGCTCGGCGAGTTCGTCGACATCATGCCCGCCCAGCAGCGTCTGCAGGAGAGCTGGTACGCAGGTACGGCCGACGCGGTGTACCAGAATCTGGACATCATCCGTCAGCGCGATCCCGAATACATCATGATCCTGGCGGGCGACCACGTGTACAAGATGGACTACGGCCTCATGCTGGCCTACCACGTGGAACGGAAGGCCGATCTCACCATCGGCTGCATGGAGGTGCCGCTCGCCGATGCCAGGGCGTTCGGCGTCATGCAGATGGATGGCGAGCAGCGTATCCAGAAATTCGTCGAGAAACCGTCCGATCCGCCCGCCATGCCGAACCGCCCCGATCACGCCGCGGCTTCCATGGGAATCTACATCTTCAATACGGCATTCCTGTTCGAGCAGCTCATCAAGGATGCCGATACCCCCGGTTCGAACCACGATTTCGGGATGGATATCATTCCCCAGGTCATCCAGAAATACCGCGTCTTCGCCTACCGCTTTCGCAACGCTCAGAGCGGCGTGCAGTCTTACTGGCGCGATGTGGGGACGGTGGACTCGTACTGGGCAGCCAACATGGAGCTGATCGGTGTCGATCCTGAACTCAATCTGTACGACCAGGAATGGCCGATCTGGACCTATCAGGCCCAGACGCCGCCGGCCAAGTTCGTGTTCGACGACGACGACCGGCGCGGCATGGCGGTGGATTCGATGGTTTCTGGGGGCTGCGTCATTTCCGGCGCCGAAGTCCGCCACTCCCTGCTGTTTTCGAATGTGCGGGTGAATTCGTTCTCGCGCGTGCACGACTCCGTGATCCTGCCCGATGTGAACGTCGGGCGCCATTGCAGGATCAGCCGGGCGGTGATCGACAAGGGATGCAGCATCCCGCCCAATACCGTCATCGGCGAAAATCTCGAGGACGATCGCAAGCGCTTTTACGTCAGCCCGGAAGGCATCGTCCTGGTGACCCCCGACTGCCTCGGTCAGCGTCTGCATTTCCACCGCTGA
- the malQ gene encoding 4-alpha-glucanotransferase: MDAHGIFDRRRAGILLHISSLPGGPGNGDLGADAFRFVDFLAAAGVSVWQTLPINPTHEDGSPYQCTSVHAGNPLLIGLDWLVERGLLEVDVISSTEDAKTVRHQALQRAFESFRRRGTSDSLCSAFGDFVSANDWWLADYALYAALKEVNGGLPWQAWPKALRDRKPDALASAGALYADIIARVRFEQFVFFEQWHGLHEYARRLGVLLFGDMPIFVASDSAEVWAGRDYFELSEDGEPRVVAGVPPDYFSATGQRWGNPHYNWENMARSGFSWWLNRLRTQLSLYDLIRIDHFRGFEAYWEIPAYSETAMEGRWVKAPGAALLSCCAETFGETLPLVAEDLGIITAEVEALRRRFRIPGMRILQFAFDGGPRNPYLPHNHAVDSVVYTGTHDNDTTLSWFEGLLPDQQGYVYDYLGRSGLPMPAALVQAAMASVARLAIVPMQDVLGLGGGHRMNTPGTVGDNWNWRFGWTQLRDEHADHLAHQVRMYGRAA, encoded by the coding sequence ATGGATGCTCACGGAATATTTGATCGGCGCCGCGCGGGTATTCTGCTCCACATCAGTTCCTTGCCCGGCGGGCCGGGAAATGGGGATCTGGGGGCGGATGCCTTCCGGTTCGTGGATTTTCTCGCTGCGGCGGGCGTTTCGGTATGGCAGACGCTGCCGATCAATCCGACCCACGAGGATGGTTCACCCTACCAGTGCACCTCCGTGCATGCCGGAAATCCGCTCCTGATAGGGTTGGACTGGCTGGTCGAGCGTGGATTGCTGGAAGTCGATGTCATTTCCTCCACCGAGGATGCGAAAACGGTTCGGCATCAGGCGCTGCAGCGGGCCTTCGAATCCTTTCGCCGCCGGGGAACTTCCGATAGCTTGTGTTCTGCTTTCGGCGACTTCGTGAGCGCGAACGACTGGTGGCTGGCCGATTACGCCCTGTATGCGGCGCTCAAGGAGGTCAACGGCGGCCTGCCTTGGCAGGCCTGGCCCAAGGCCTTGCGCGACCGCAAACCCGATGCCCTGGCTTCGGCCGGCGCCTTGTATGCCGACATCATAGCCAGGGTCCGCTTCGAGCAGTTCGTGTTCTTCGAGCAGTGGCACGGCCTGCACGAATATGCCCGGCGGCTCGGAGTGCTGCTGTTCGGCGATATGCCGATCTTCGTCGCTTCGGACAGTGCGGAAGTCTGGGCCGGGCGGGACTATTTCGAGCTGAGCGAAGACGGTGAGCCGCGCGTCGTTGCCGGTGTGCCTCCGGACTATTTCTCCGCCACGGGGCAGCGCTGGGGAAATCCCCACTACAATTGGGAAAACATGGCGCGCTCCGGTTTCTCCTGGTGGCTGAATCGGTTGCGCACCCAGCTAAGTCTGTATGACCTGATTCGCATCGACCACTTCCGGGGATTCGAAGCGTACTGGGAAATTCCCGCCTATTCCGAAACGGCGATGGAAGGGCGCTGGGTCAAGGCTCCCGGCGCGGCACTGCTGTCCTGCTGCGCAGAGACATTCGGCGAAACCCTGCCCCTGGTTGCCGAGGACCTGGGCATCATCACCGCCGAGGTCGAGGCATTGCGGCGGCGTTTCCGCATCCCCGGCATGCGGATACTCCAGTTCGCTTTCGACGGCGGTCCCAGGAATCCCTATCTGCCCCACAACCATGCCGTTGACAGTGTCGTTTACACCGGCACCCACGACAACGACACGACATTGTCCTGGTTCGAGGGACTGTTGCCGGATCAGCAGGGCTATGTCTACGACTACCTGGGCCGGTCCGGGCTCCCCATGCCGGCGGCGCTGGTTCAAGCCGCCATGGCTTCAGTCGCGAGGCTGGCAATTGTTCCCATGCAGGATGTACTGGGGCTGGGAGGAGGGCACCGCATGAACACGCCGGGCACGGTGGGCGACAACTGGAACTGGCGTTTCGGTTGGACCCAACTGCGCGACGAGCACGCCGACCACCTGGCCCATCAGGTTCGCATGTACGGCCGGGCGGCCTGA
- the nadB gene encoding L-aspartate oxidase, giving the protein MDQDITYDALIIGSGASGLSLALRLADRARVAVLSKVALSEGNTRYAQGGISAVLDAQDSLESHIEDTLVAGAGLCDSGAVRLVVSQGKECIDWLLEHGVAFTEIESTDGAHHLHLTREGGHTHRRVVHAADATGRAVESSLEQHARAHPSIDLFEHHNVIDLITSRKLGLAGPQRVLGAYALDTRSHRTRTFRARVIALATGGASKVYLYTSNPDVSTGDGIALAWRAGARVANMEFIQFHPTCLYHPHARSFLISEAVRGEGGRLLLPDGSPFMQRFDPRGELAPRDIVARAIDHEMKRLGADCVYLDISHRPADFIRSHFPTIHARCLELGIDMTRRPIPVVPAAHYTCGGVVTDRQARADISGLYAVGEVACTGLHGANRMASNSLLECLVFAKQASLDIMERLGDIPPPPPLPNWDESQVTDSDEEVVVSHNWDEIRRFMWDYVGIVRTDKRLQRALHRAELLKQEIAEYYGNFRVTSDLLELRNLVIVAELIIRSALQRKESRGLHFTLDYPERDETHPPQNTILEPTGLQAQAARPYMRT; this is encoded by the coding sequence ATGGACCAGGACATCACCTACGACGCGCTCATCATCGGCAGCGGCGCTTCCGGCCTCAGCTTGGCCTTGCGGCTCGCCGATCGTGCGCGGGTTGCCGTCCTGTCGAAGGTCGCCTTGAGTGAAGGCAACACCCGTTACGCCCAGGGCGGTATTTCCGCGGTGCTCGATGCCCAGGATTCCCTCGAATCGCATATCGAAGATACGCTGGTGGCCGGGGCCGGCCTGTGCGATTCTGGGGCGGTACGCTTGGTGGTATCCCAGGGGAAGGAGTGCATCGACTGGCTGCTCGAGCACGGCGTAGCCTTCACCGAAATCGAAAGCACCGACGGCGCCCATCATCTGCACCTGACCCGGGAAGGCGGCCACACCCACCGGCGGGTCGTGCATGCCGCCGACGCCACCGGTCGGGCCGTTGAGTCATCGCTCGAGCAACATGCCCGCGCCCATCCGAGCATCGATCTGTTCGAGCACCACAACGTCATCGACCTGATCACCTCGCGCAAGCTCGGCCTCGCCGGCCCGCAGCGCGTGCTGGGCGCCTATGCGCTGGATACGCGAAGCCACCGGACCCGCACCTTCCGCGCGCGAGTCATAGCGCTGGCTACGGGCGGCGCTAGCAAGGTTTATCTTTACACCAGCAATCCCGACGTTTCCACCGGCGACGGCATCGCCTTGGCATGGCGGGCCGGCGCCCGGGTGGCGAACATGGAATTCATTCAATTCCACCCCACCTGTCTCTACCACCCTCACGCCCGGTCCTTCCTGATCTCCGAGGCAGTGCGCGGCGAAGGTGGCCGATTGCTGCTACCCGACGGCAGCCCCTTCATGCAGCGGTTCGATCCCCGCGGTGAACTGGCTCCCCGCGATATCGTGGCGCGCGCCATCGACCACGAAATGAAGCGGCTGGGCGCCGACTGCGTCTACCTCGACATCAGTCACCGCCCCGCCGATTTTATCCGGAGCCATTTCCCAACGATTCATGCGCGCTGCCTGGAATTGGGAATAGACATGACCCGGCGGCCCATCCCAGTGGTACCTGCAGCCCATTACACCTGCGGAGGCGTAGTGACCGACCGGCAGGCGCGGGCGGATATCTCAGGCCTTTATGCGGTCGGCGAGGTAGCCTGCACCGGCCTGCACGGCGCCAACCGCATGGCCAGCAATTCTCTGCTGGAATGCCTGGTCTTTGCCAAGCAGGCCAGCCTGGACATCATGGAGCGCCTGGGCGACATTCCTCCTCCCCCGCCGCTGCCGAACTGGGACGAGTCGCAGGTTACGGATTCCGACGAAGAGGTCGTTGTGTCTCATAACTGGGACGAAATCCGGCGCTTCATGTGGGACTATGTCGGGATCGTGCGGACCGACAAACGGCTGCAGCGCGCCCTGCATCGGGCGGAACTGCTCAAGCAGGAAATCGCCGAATACTATGGCAACTTCCGCGTAACCAGCGATCTGCTGGAACTTCGTAATCTGGTGATCGTCGCCGAACTCATCATCCGTTCGGCCCTGCAAAGGAAGGAGAGCCGCGGGCTGCATTTCACGCTGGACTATCCGGAACGGGACGAGACTCATCCGCCGCAAAACACCATACTCGAGCCCACTGGGCTCCAAGCTCAGGCCGCCCGGCCGTACATGCGAACCTGA
- the rpoE gene encoding RNA polymerase sigma factor RpoE, whose product MEMSEELDDELVRRVQRGDKRAFDLLVRKYQYKITQLISRYIKDPFESLDVAQEAFIKAYRALPGFRGDSQFYTWLYRIAINTAKNYLVTRSRRPSEDEFDVESAEQFENGSRLKDVDTPEAAVLSDELAATIQSALNELPEELKLAITLRELEGLSYDEIAEVMSCPVGTVRSRIFRAREAIDKRLRPLLD is encoded by the coding sequence ATGGAGATGAGTGAAGAACTGGACGACGAGCTCGTCAGGCGGGTACAGCGCGGCGACAAGAGAGCTTTCGACCTACTCGTCAGAAAGTACCAATACAAGATCACCCAGCTCATTTCTCGCTACATCAAGGATCCGTTCGAATCCCTGGATGTGGCGCAGGAGGCCTTTATCAAGGCCTACCGGGCATTGCCGGGATTCCGCGGGGACAGTCAGTTCTACACTTGGCTTTACCGCATCGCGATCAATACGGCAAAGAATTATCTCGTCACCCGTTCGCGTCGGCCCAGCGAAGATGAATTTGATGTCGAATCTGCGGAACAATTCGAGAATGGCTCTCGTCTAAAGGATGTCGATACGCCTGAAGCCGCTGTCTTGAGCGATGAGCTGGCGGCAACGATTCAATCAGCGCTGAACGAGTTGCCGGAGGAACTCAAGCTGGCTATAACTCTGAGAGAGCTTGAGGGACTGAGTTACGACGAAATTGCGGAAGTCATGAGCTGCCCGGTGGGTACCGTCCGTAGCCGTATCTTCAGGGCAAGAGAAGCCATAGACAAACGGCTCCGGCCGTTACTCGATTGA
- a CDS encoding sigma-E factor negative regulatory protein has protein sequence MLDEHMAQKASVFVDNEMDLAEARDYFRLIEKREDVRSTVSRYYLIGEVLRTGRTPLGGQLAETVARQVAIEPLILAPARAKSPDTFRRHIVTGALAASMVAVAVFVWRGLSGFAAFDGGLSGVALAEARMDPEMQAYLLAHSGTSHVAGSGTLMPYMRMVSYEQ, from the coding sequence ATGTTGGACGAGCATATGGCACAAAAGGCCTCTGTTTTCGTGGATAACGAAATGGATCTGGCCGAAGCGCGGGATTACTTCCGGCTGATCGAAAAACGGGAAGATGTCCGTTCGACCGTGAGTCGGTATTACCTGATCGGCGAAGTGCTCCGAACCGGCCGGACTCCCCTCGGTGGACAGTTGGCGGAGACGGTGGCGCGTCAGGTCGCGATCGAACCGTTGATTCTTGCCCCTGCAAGGGCGAAGTCCCCGGACACCTTCCGCAGGCACATCGTGACCGGAGCGCTCGCGGCATCCATGGTCGCAGTGGCGGTGTTCGTCTGGAGGGGCTTGAGCGGTTTCGCTGCATTCGACGGAGGCCTGTCCGGCGTGGCCTTGGCCGAGGCGCGAATGGATCCGGAAATGCAGGCCTATCTGCTGGCGCACAGCGGCACATCCCATGTGGCAGGTTCGGGGACGTTGATGCCATACATGAGGATGGTCAGTTATGAGCAATGA
- a CDS encoding MucB/RseB C-terminal domain-containing protein: MFRVRIIAAALGAAVAYECPQPSLADEAPHALGARAGVEWLSNMRDAMIRLNYRGLVAYVKDDKVNSMEFVHGLSNGVEHERLTSLNSPMREIVRDGDLVRFFFPETKSVMTERVPTNRSFLVDLPESFVGLCDYYAFLVGGQEYVAQRHAQSIDIVPVDDYRYGRKIWIDTESHLPLRFELLDENDKPVEQMVFTSLEVSGEAPGRGAAPAAASGAYSEQSSKREIIPIEAMDWSLDSVPVGFRISGYSRIQHPPLKHPIEHILLSDGLSSVSIYVDELKEEPFLEKLKRIGAVNAYTRKIDGFVVTVMGEVPPKTVHMIANGIRYQKSDE, from the coding sequence ATGTTCAGAGTTCGAATAATTGCGGCGGCTCTGGGGGCCGCCGTTGCGTATGAATGTCCACAACCGTCTCTGGCCGATGAAGCGCCGCATGCGCTCGGTGCTCGTGCGGGTGTGGAGTGGCTGTCGAATATGCGCGATGCCATGATCCGTCTCAATTATCGTGGCTTGGTAGCCTACGTGAAGGACGACAAGGTCAACAGCATGGAGTTCGTGCACGGTCTGTCGAACGGCGTCGAGCACGAGCGGCTTACCTCGCTGAACAGTCCGATGCGGGAAATCGTCAGGGACGGCGATCTGGTCCGGTTCTTTTTTCCGGAAACGAAGTCGGTCATGACGGAACGCGTGCCCACAAACCGTTCCTTCCTGGTCGATCTTCCCGAGTCGTTCGTCGGCTTGTGCGACTACTACGCGTTCCTGGTCGGCGGCCAGGAGTATGTCGCGCAGCGGCATGCGCAGAGCATCGACATCGTGCCGGTCGACGACTACCGATACGGGCGTAAAATTTGGATCGATACGGAGTCCCATCTGCCGCTTCGCTTCGAACTGCTCGATGAGAACGACAAGCCCGTCGAGCAGATGGTATTCACTTCGCTGGAGGTATCCGGTGAAGCACCCGGCCGGGGCGCGGCACCGGCGGCGGCGTCAGGTGCTTACTCGGAACAGTCGTCGAAGCGGGAGATCATACCCATCGAGGCGATGGACTGGAGCCTGGACAGCGTACCCGTGGGTTTCCGCATCAGCGGCTACAGCCGCATCCAGCATCCCCCGCTGAAACACCCCATTGAACATATATTGTTGAGCGACGGGCTCTCATCTGTTTCAATCTACGTGGACGAACTGAAGGAAGAGCCCTTCCTGGAAAAACTGAAAAGGATCGGCGCCGTGAATGCCTATACCCGGAAGATCGATGGCTTTGTGGTGACAGTGATGGGAGAGGTTCCGCCCAAGACTGTTCACATGATTGCCAACGGGATCCGATACCAGAAATCCGATGAATGA
- a CDS encoding SoxR reducing system RseC family protein, producing MIEEEAVVTEVEGRSIWVEKFQKSACGSCTQGCSTSLVARLLDGKPMRLRVDAEAPVSPGDRVIIGVEEGALLTGSFRMYLLPLFSLFGGALLGKLLADQGLFASADAGSIAGGLLGLGLTFVLLKYYPGLHRQNLHPVFIRRISR from the coding sequence ATGATTGAGGAAGAGGCGGTGGTCACCGAGGTCGAAGGACGTTCGATCTGGGTGGAGAAGTTTCAGAAATCGGCTTGCGGAAGCTGTACCCAGGGCTGCAGCACCTCCCTCGTAGCCAGACTGCTGGACGGCAAGCCCATGCGCCTTAGGGTCGACGCGGAGGCCCCCGTGTCGCCGGGGGATCGAGTCATCATCGGGGTGGAAGAAGGTGCTTTGCTCACGGGTTCTTTCAGGATGTACCTGTTGCCCCTGTTTTCCCTCTTCGGAGGCGCCTTGCTGGGCAAACTGCTGGCCGACCAAGGGCTGTTCGCTTCGGCCGACGCGGGGTCGATCGCCGGGGGCCTGCTCGGTCTGGGGCTGACTTTCGTATTGCTCAAGTACTATCCCGGTCTACATCGGCAGAATCTTCACCCGGTATTCATCCGCCGCATTTCCCGTTAA